In Solanum pennellii chromosome 3, SPENNV200, a single window of DNA contains:
- the LOC107013933 gene encoding protein HEADING DATE 3A-like has protein sequence MPRERDPLVVGRVVGDVLDPFTRTIGLRVIYRDREVNNGCELRPSQVINQPRVEVGGDDLRTFFTLVMVDPDAPSPSDPNLREYLHWLVTDIPATTGSSFGQEIVSYESPRPSMGIHRFVFVLFRQLGRQTVYAPGWRQNFNTRDFAELYNLGLPVAAVYFNCQRESGSGGRRRSAD, from the exons ATGCCTAGAGAACGCGATCCTCTTGTTGTTGGTCGTGTGGTAGGGGATGTATTGGACCCTTTCACAAGAACTATTGGCCTAAGAGTTATATATAGAGATAGAGAAGTTAATAATGGATGTGAGCTTAGGCCTTCCCAAGTTATTAACCAGCCAAGGGTTGAAGTTGGAGGAGATGACCTACGTACCTTTTTCACTTTG GTTATGGTGGACCCTGATGCTCCAAGTCCGAGTGATCCAAATCTGAGAGAATACCTTCACTG GTTGGTCACTGATATTCCAGCTACCACAGGTTCAAGTTTTG GGCAAGAAATAGTGAGCTATGAAAGTCCAAGACCATCAATGGGAATACATcgatttgtatttgtattattCAGACAATTAGGTCGACAAACAGTGTATGCTCCAGGATGGCGTCAGAATTTCAACACAAGAGATTTTGCAGAACTTTATAATCTTGGTTTACCTGTTGCTGCTGTCTATTTTAATTGTCAAAGAGAGAGTGGCAGTGGTGGACGTAGAAGATCTGCTGATTGA